From the genome of Verrucomicrobiia bacterium, one region includes:
- a CDS encoding ABC transporter ATP-binding protein, with protein sequence MSELLLAAQKIGKTYTLGKRRLEVLRDVSLEVGYGEFIALRGASGAGKSTLLHLLGGLDTPDTGTIWCAGTHLTQASESELAHLRNVKLGFIFQAYHLLPELDALENVCVPARLARIPAPMAARRAQELLERVGLGARLDHKPYELSGGEQQRVAIARALINEPELILADEPTGNLDSHTGQEIVDLLIQLRAEKNTTLIIATHDAGVAGRAPKVVQLVDGQIS encoded by the coding sequence ATGAGTGAACTGCTGCTGGCCGCGCAAAAAATCGGAAAAACTTACACGCTCGGCAAACGCCGGCTCGAAGTGTTGCGCGACGTTTCCCTGGAAGTCGGTTACGGCGAATTCATCGCCCTCCGCGGCGCCTCGGGCGCCGGTAAAAGCACGCTGCTCCACCTGCTGGGCGGACTGGACACGCCCGATACCGGGACCATCTGGTGCGCCGGCACCCACCTCACCCAGGCATCCGAAAGTGAGCTGGCCCACCTGCGCAACGTCAAGCTGGGCTTCATCTTCCAAGCCTACCATTTGCTCCCCGAACTCGACGCGCTGGAAAATGTTTGTGTGCCCGCGCGTCTGGCGCGGATTCCAGCCCCGATGGCCGCCCGCCGCGCGCAGGAACTGTTGGAGCGGGTTGGTTTGGGCGCGCGCCTGGATCACAAACCTTACGAACTCTCCGGCGGCGAACAGCAACGCGTCGCCATCGCCCGCGCGCTGATCAATGAACCGGAACTCATTCTTGCCGATGAACCCACCGGCAATCTCGATTCGCACACGGGCCAGGAAATCGTGGACCTACTGATCCAGTTACGCGCCGAGAAAAACACCACCCTCATCATTGCCACCCACGACGCCGGGGTGGCCGGACGCGCACCGAAAGTGGTGCAACTGGTGGACGGACAGATCAGTTGA
- a CDS encoding glycosyl hydrolase family 43 produces the protein MTGTLWLSGVISAQLPPPPGQVAPGEAPRYEAYLFAHMMQGDYGRLYYSVSRDGLHWELLNHGRRVFEDYRGHASICRGPDHRYYLVGNRSDDAPDINFWVSTNLITWQKYGEFTPNLQTVPDYPKPLARIGAPKLFFDAVSAQYLLTWHTPHDLGPTDLPEPYWASQRTLYVTSKDLRTFSDPPRKFFHWDLATIDTIVQPENGIYYAIIKDERYPTVNWPTGKTIRICQSGQLRGNYSPPGPPISPSFREAPTLIPAPNGKAWYLYYEQYPGVAYGLSAALTLAGPWFEVAGNQRPDWDKFYLPPKVRHGAMLPISRQEFDALVAAFGKATAP, from the coding sequence TTGACTGGCACGCTCTGGTTGAGCGGGGTGATTTCCGCACAACTACCGCCCCCGCCCGGTCAAGTCGCTCCCGGCGAAGCGCCGCGGTATGAAGCCTACCTATTCGCGCACATGATGCAGGGGGATTACGGTCGTCTCTATTATAGTGTCAGCCGCGACGGATTGCATTGGGAGTTGCTTAATCACGGGCGCCGGGTGTTTGAGGATTATCGCGGTCACGCCAGCATCTGCCGCGGACCGGACCACCGCTACTACCTCGTTGGCAACCGCAGCGACGACGCTCCCGACATCAATTTCTGGGTCTCCACCAATTTAATCACCTGGCAAAAATACGGGGAATTCACGCCCAACTTGCAAACTGTGCCCGATTATCCGAAACCCTTGGCCCGCATTGGCGCACCCAAATTATTTTTTGATGCGGTCAGCGCCCAATACCTGCTGACCTGGCACACGCCGCACGACCTGGGACCAACCGATTTGCCGGAACCGTATTGGGCCAGTCAGCGGACCCTCTATGTCACCTCCAAGGATTTGCGCACCTTCAGCGATCCGCCGCGGAAATTTTTCCATTGGGACCTGGCCACCATTGACACGATCGTGCAACCGGAAAACGGCATCTACTACGCCATCATCAAAGACGAGCGTTATCCCACGGTGAATTGGCCGACGGGCAAGACCATCCGCATCTGTCAATCCGGGCAGTTGCGGGGAAATTATTCCCCGCCCGGCCCCCCGATCAGCCCGAGCTTCCGGGAAGCGCCAACGCTGATTCCCGCGCCAAACGGAAAAGCTTGGTATCTCTACTACGAACAGTATCCCGGCGTGGCGTATGGACTTTCGGCGGCTCTGACGCTCGCGGGACCGTGGTTTGAAGTGGCCGGCAACCAGCGACCTGATTGGGATAAATTTTATCTCCCACCCAAGGTGCGTCATGGCGCCATGCTGCCAATTTCGCGTCAGGAATTTGACGCCCTCGTCGCCGCTTTCGGCAAAGCCACCGCGCCATAA
- a CDS encoding glycoside hydrolase family 16 protein, whose protein sequence is MKLIKGPLQLLGLGLLLAASGFAQELPGWKLIWADEFDQPNGTRPDTNRWVFDLGHSGWGNAELQNYTARTNNVRIENGQLIIEAHPDNFQDVRYSSGRIKTQGKFSFTYGRAEARIKIPRGQGIWPAFWMLGDRITTHGWPACGEIDIMENIGREPKLIHGTIHGPGYSGNGSIGGVSALPDHGNFADDFHVYAIEWTPDQIRWFMDGTAYFQATPKLLPEGATWAFTQPHFLLLNLAVGGHWPGYPDNDTVLPQRLVVDYVRVYQSTTPTSISGSPENEKP, encoded by the coding sequence GTGAAGTTAATAAAAGGACCACTCCAACTCCTGGGTCTGGGACTGCTCCTAGCTGCTTCCGGGTTCGCTCAGGAATTACCGGGTTGGAAGCTCATTTGGGCGGATGAATTTGATCAGCCCAACGGCACTCGCCCTGACACGAACCGATGGGTTTTCGATCTCGGCCATAGCGGCTGGGGAAACGCCGAGCTTCAGAATTATACCGCGCGCACGAACAATGTTCGCATCGAGAACGGCCAGTTAATCATCGAAGCGCATCCGGATAATTTCCAGGATGTTCGCTACAGTTCGGGTCGGATCAAAACCCAGGGAAAATTTTCGTTCACGTACGGTCGGGCGGAAGCGCGGATTAAAATTCCGCGTGGACAGGGCATCTGGCCCGCCTTTTGGATGTTGGGCGACCGTATTACGACGCATGGCTGGCCTGCCTGCGGAGAGATTGACATCATGGAAAACATCGGTCGTGAACCGAAGCTGATCCACGGCACGATTCATGGCCCCGGTTACTCGGGTAACGGGAGCATTGGGGGCGTCTCGGCGTTGCCGGATCATGGAAATTTCGCCGACGATTTTCACGTTTACGCAATCGAGTGGACTCCCGATCAAATCCGATGGTTCATGGACGGAACCGCATACTTTCAAGCAACGCCCAAGCTATTGCCCGAAGGGGCGACCTGGGCATTTACGCAGCCGCATTTTCTCCTGTTAAACTTGGCGGTGGGCGGACATTGGCCAGGATACCCGGACAATGACACCGTGCTGCCGCAGCGATTGGTGGTGGATTACGTGCGGGTTTATCAATCCACCACGCCGACTTCCATCTCCGGGTCGCCAGAAAATGAAAAACCTTAG
- a CDS encoding ABC transporter permease: protein MSKLPFELLLALRYLRPKRSFVSIITLISVLGVMLGVAVLIIVISVMSGFDAELRAKVLGFTSHLKVSQYAAGSPGRESTLSNYYAVEKQVAENPEVVGVAPNVLGQVLLETQPVDGQALLRAPFVRGIDPEAEGAVSNLTNNMVAGNWDVERRGLVIGQRLADDLGLGVGDKVLILSERHLRKMRDLERHGRNAEIPPDEYEIRGIFDAGLYEFNSLFVFTSLEQAQMLFGLFDTDEISNLSVAVRDPFRATTVARELQNELGPNYRVTTWMQDSPMMQAVAVEKNMMLYILFFIVLVAAFGITCTLITFIMMKTREIGLLKALGASRRQIMTVFLAQSLVVSGLGILAGFGLGILAITYRNEFLEFMRRVTGAELFPAEIYGFTQLPALILPVDLVIIGGGSLLICLAAAIFPAWHASRLNPVEALRHE from the coding sequence ATGTCGAAACTACCGTTTGAACTGCTCCTGGCGCTGCGTTATCTGCGGCCCAAACGGTCGTTCGTTTCCATCATCACGCTGATCTCCGTCCTCGGCGTCATGCTCGGCGTGGCGGTATTGATTATCGTCATCAGCGTCATGAGCGGGTTCGACGCCGAACTGCGCGCCAAGGTGCTGGGCTTTACTTCGCATCTGAAAGTTTCCCAATACGCCGCCGGTTCCCCCGGTCGGGAAAGCACGTTGAGCAATTATTACGCGGTGGAAAAACAGGTGGCGGAAAATCCCGAAGTGGTCGGCGTGGCCCCCAACGTCCTGGGCCAGGTGCTGCTGGAAACACAACCGGTGGATGGACAAGCCCTCCTGCGCGCGCCGTTTGTGCGCGGCATTGATCCGGAAGCGGAAGGCGCCGTCAGCAACCTGACCAACAACATGGTCGCGGGCAACTGGGACGTGGAACGCCGCGGCCTGGTCATCGGTCAACGCCTGGCGGACGACCTCGGCCTGGGCGTGGGTGACAAGGTGCTCATCCTCTCCGAGCGGCATCTGCGCAAAATGCGCGACCTGGAGCGGCACGGTCGCAACGCGGAAATTCCGCCGGACGAATACGAAATCCGCGGCATCTTCGACGCCGGCCTCTACGAATTCAATTCGCTCTTTGTGTTCACCTCGCTGGAGCAGGCGCAAATGTTATTCGGACTTTTTGACACCGACGAAATCAGCAATCTCTCCGTGGCCGTGCGCGATCCGTTTCGCGCCACCACAGTCGCCCGCGAACTCCAAAATGAACTCGGCCCGAATTATCGCGTCACCACCTGGATGCAGGACAGTCCGATGATGCAGGCCGTGGCGGTGGAAAAAAACATGATGCTCTACATCCTGTTTTTCATCGTGCTGGTGGCCGCGTTCGGCATCACCTGCACGCTCATCACGTTCATCATGATGAAGACGCGCGAGATCGGTTTGCTGAAAGCCCTGGGCGCGAGCCGCCGGCAAATCATGACCGTCTTCCTCGCGCAAAGCCTGGTGGTAAGCGGCCTCGGCATTCTGGCTGGATTCGGCCTCGGCATCCTGGCCATCACCTATCGCAATGAATTCCTGGAGTTCATGCGGCGCGTAACCGGCGCGGAATTGTTTCCCGCCGAAATTTATGGGTTCACCCAACTGCCCGCGTTGATTCTGCCCGTGGACTTGGTGATCATTGGCGGCGGTTCGCTGCTCATTTGTCTGGCGGCGGCCATTTTCCCGGCCTGGCACGCCAGTCGCCTAAACCCCGTGGAAGCCCTGCGTCATGAGTGA